The following nucleotide sequence is from Microbacterium arborescens.
CCAACCAAGCGAGCTTCCGGCAGGGGGCGGCGTCGCGCTGGCTCGTGCCCGCGGGCGTCCTGGCTGCGGTGGCGATCGTGCTCTTCGTGCTGGCCTTCCAGCTCCAGACGGCATTGCCCGCGGTCGGCGTCGTCTACGCGGTCGTCGGCTGGGCGATGATGGTGGTCGCCGCGCGCTCATCGGACGAGGCGCCCGTGCGCAACCGCCGCCTCGCATTCGCGATGGGCATCCTCGCCGTCGGCGTGCTCGCCATCTTCATCCTTATCTACATCACCGAGACGCTCTAGCCCCGGCCTGCCCCGGCCCGCCCCGGCCCGGCCCCCGAGAACGTACCTCCGCGCCGAGAACGCACCGTCCAACGTGCGTGCTCGCGGCGACGGTGCGTTCTCGGCGGGATGCGCGCGACGCTCTAGACCCCGCGCTCGCCCGACGCAACCACCCTCGTCGTTCCGAGGGTTACGCCTAGCGTGATCACATGGCGACGGCAGCATCCGATCCTCGAGCGACTCGGTCGCACACCGCGCATCACCGGGTCGTCGTGGTCGGCGGCGGCAACGGCGGAGTATCAGCGGCAGCCCGCTTGCAGCGGCAGGGCGTCGACGACATCGCGCTGATCGAGCCGAAGGACACCCACGAGTACCAGCCGCTGTTCTCGCACGTCGCCGGCGGTACGGCGCGTATCAGCGAGACGGTTCGGCCGCAGCGCAGCGTCATCCCCGACGGCGTCCGGTGGATCCAGGATGCCGTGATCTCCGTCGACCCGCACCGCTCGACCGTCCGCCTCGCATCGGGCGACGAGGTCGGTTACGACCACCTCGTCCTGAGCCCCGGGATGCAGAAGGACTGGGCGAGCGTGCCGGGGCTGGCTGAATCGATCGGGACAGGCGACGTGACCACCCATTACGAGGGCGACCTCGCGGCGCGCACGTCGCTGCGCCTGCGCGATCTGCGGCGGGGCACCGTCGTCTTCACGCAGCCCGCCGGTCCCGCCTCGTGCGCGGGCGCATCGCAGAAGCCCATGTACCAGGCGTGCGACTACTGGCAGCGCATCGGGGTGCTGGACGACATCCGGGTCATCCTCGTGGTTCCGGAGAAGACCGTGTTCGGCATCCCGGCCTTCGACCGGGAGATCCAGCGGGCGATCGACCGTTACGGCATCGAGCTGCGGACCGAGAGCGCGCTGATCGAGGTGGATGCCGCGGCCTCCGAGGTCGTGATCGCGTCGCCGACCGGCATCGAACGCATCCGGTTCGACCTCGTCAACGTCGTGCCGCCGCAGTCGGCGCCCGACTGGATCCGGGAATCCGGGCTCGCCGCCGAGGGCGACGCGGACGGGTTCGTCGACGTCGATCCCGCGACCCTTCGCCACACCCGCTTCGCCGGCATCTGGGCGATCGGCGATGCCGCTGCCACGACGAACTCGAAGAGCGGGGGAGCTCTGCGCAAGCAGACCATGGTCCTCGCGAAGAACCTCTCCGCGGCCCTGGCGGGAGACGAGCCCCGCGCACGTTACGACGGGTACGGCGTGTGCCCCATGACGGTGTCGCGCTCGAGCGTCGTGTGGGCCGAGTTCGGGCCCTCGGGCGAGCTCATGCCGACGATCCCCTTCTTCCGGCGCATGTACCGCGAGAGCGCGTTGTCCTGGTTCTTCGACCGCCGCGTGCTGCCCTGGGTGTATTGGAACCTCATCCTCACCGGGAGGGCGTGACGCCCGCGGCATCCTGATCGGCGTCGTGCCCCCGTTCGGCCGTGCCCTCCGCCTTCAGGCGAACGCGTGCCACGAAGATGCCCGCGATCAGCGCACCGAGGCCGCCGACGGCCATGTCGCCGATCGTGTCGTCGTAGGTCACGAGGATCGAGTCGACGAAGAGCTTGCCCGCCCACTCCACGATCTCCCAGAGCGCGGCGAAAGCCAGCCCGAAGGCCGTCGTGACGACGAGGCCGGTGCGCCGGCGGAACCCCTCGCCGCCGGGAAGCGGCACGATCGAGATGCGGGCCGCCGCGATGTACGCGAGCGCCGCGAGCACGCCCGTGCACACGAGGTGCACCGGGATGTCCCACGACGGAACGCTGCGATACAGGTCGACCACGTTGCTCCAGGCCGCGACCAGCACCGTGACGCCGCACACGATGTCGAATGCGGGACGGACGCCGACGAAGCGCGGCGCGACGAGAGCCGGGAGGGCGAAGGCCAGGATGCCGGCATCCGTGAGTTCGAACCACAGCGCCGCGACCACGATGCTGAGCACACCGCACAGCCGGACCGCGTCTGCGACGACGGCACTCGTCGTGCGAGGCGGGCGGAGGAAGTTCTCGATCATGGTGGGCCGGCTCACGACGCGCCCCCGTCCAGGCGGAGGAGCACGTGGACGCCCAGGTGGTCCGACGGTGCCGCGCCGTCGATCGTGCGCGTGTCGACGGCGGCCCGTGTGACGCGGAGGGAGCGATCGACCGCGATCCAGTCGATCGGCCCTTTCCGCACGCGCGGCGGGTGGTAGCCGCCGTAGGTGTCCCAGAGCGGCGTCGCCCTGACCTCCGCCGCCTGCCACGCGTCGACGAGACGGCTGCTGAACAGCGCTGACAGTGGAGCGGAGCCCGGGCCGGCGTTCATGTCGCCCATGACGATCACCGCCCCCGTCGTCTCGGCGGCGAGGTCGTGCAGCTGCCAGGCCGAGCGCAGCCGTGATCGGGCGGAGAAGACGTCGAGGTGCGTGTTCAGCACGGTCAGTGAGCCGCCGGTGACCCGATCACGGAAGGCAGCGCGGACCACCACCCGCGGTACCGGGTTTCCCCACGACGTCGAGCCCGCGACCTCGGGTGTCTCGGAGAGGGCCGACTGCTCATGGCCCGTCAGCTCGAGACGGTCGGAGTCGAAGAAGATCGGGCAGCCCTCGCCACGGCCGTCGGCGTTGCGGCCGTGACCGACGAAGCGGTACGACGTGCCGAGGGAGGCCCGGACGAGATCGGCCTGGTCGGGCATCGCTTCCTGCGTGCCGAGGATAGCGGGCGGGTCCGCGTGGAGCACCGTGGCCAACCGCCGACCGCGCACCGTCCAGCGGTCGTTCGGCGGCCAGGTCGGTCCGTCGATGCGCCGGCGGATGTTCCAAGTCGCGACGTGGAGGTCGTGCGGATGCAGCTCGCTCGGGCCGAACAAATGGGCGACGGCGCTCTCGCTCGCTGCGCGCGTCATCGCCGCCCCTCCGCTGCGCGGGTGAGGTCGTGGCGACCCGTGCGGCGTAGCCGGCGAGCCACGCGGCGGTGCGGCAGCTCGTCGGGCCAATGCGAGACGACGGTGTGGAAGCCCCGGGCGATGCGCGTGCCGAAGGCGCGCCGATCGTCGAAGGGTCGCATGGAGATCCCCATGTCTGCGCGGCGCGAGTATGCGATCCGGTGACGCCCGCCCAGGTGGAAGGCGAGGTCGAAGTCGTCGTGCACCTCGGCGTCTGCGCGGTGCACCTCGGTGCTGACGCTCCGCCACGCGGTGCGCCGGAAGGCGAGGTTCGAGCCGAACAGCGGCAGATGGCCCAGCGCGGCGAACCCCAGGAGCGCGTACAGCCCGAGGTACGTCGCGGCGAGGGGGCGTCGCAGCGCCCGCGGCCCGTCGACGAAGCGGGCGCCTCCGGTCAGCACGGCGATGTCGGGCCTGCGTGCGAAGTCGCGGCAGAGGTCGGCGATCCAGGTCGGGGCGGGGAGCGAGTCGGCATCCAGCCGCAGGACGAGATCGCCGGTCGCGTGGTCGTACCCCGTCGCCGCCGCCGCGGGGATGCCGGTGGCCGCGCACTCGACGACGCGCGCGCCGGCGGCATGGGCGACGTCGGCGGAGTCGTCGCGCGAGCCGTTGTCGACCACGACGATCTCGTCGGGCGGCTCGGTCTGTTCGGCGAGGGCGCGCAGACACCGTCGCAGCATCACGGCGTCGTCCTTCACCGGGATCACGACCGACACGGTCGGGCGGTGGGGCAGGGGCCGGGATTCGAGTGTCATCGGACCTCACGCTACGACCGGCGGCGCACGGGCGGGAGCGCCTTGACAGTGCTGTCGAGCCTCGTCAATGACATGCTGGAGGTATGCCTCAGCAGAGCGATCTCCTCGCCGTCCTCGTCGATGCCGACAACGTCTCGCCCTCGCGCATCGGCGGGGTGCTGGCCGAGATCGCGACCTACGGCACGGCCTCGGTGAAGCGCGTCTACGGCGACTGGACCAAATCTCAGCTCCGTGGATGGAAGGACGCCGCGAGCGAGCACGTCATCCAGCCCATGCAGCAGTTCGACAACACCACCGGCAAGAACGCGACCGACAGTGCTCTGATCATCGATGCGATGGATCTGCTGTACACGCGACGGTTCCAGGGGTTCTGCATCGTCTCGAGCGACAGCGACTTCACGCGTCTGGCATCCCGAATCCGCGAAGAGGGTGTCACCGTGTACGGCTTCGGTGAGCGCAAGACGCCCGAGGCCTTCCGCAACGCGTGCGATCAGTTCACCTACCTCGAGGTGCTCGGCGTCGTCGACGAGCGGGACGCCGCGCGATCGACCACCTCGGAGCGCTGGACGGCGGCGGCGCTGCGTGCCGACGCGCGCCTCGTCGCTCTCCTGCGCAGCGCCGCCGAGACCGCCTCGGCCGACGACGGCTGGTCCGACCTCGGCACCGTCGGTCAGCTCATGCGCAAGCAGCAGCCCGACTTCGACCCCCGGAACTGGGGCTATGCGAAGCTGTCGGACCTCGTCCGCGCCGTGGGCCTGTTCACGATCGAGTCGAAGCCGGGCGGCATGTCCCTGCGCCCGAAGAGCACGTCGGGGTCGAAGGCCTCGGACGACTCGGCGGATGCGCCTGCAAAGGGTCGCGGCGACGTCGAGACCGGGTCCGCGGGTGGGCGCTCGCGGCGCAAGCCGTCGTCGCGTGCCAAGAGCGCGGTAGCCGACGCCGAGGCTGCCGCCTCGGCCGTGCCGGAGGGCGGCGCGGATTCTCATGACGACAGCTCCCGGGAATCCGCCCCGGCCGAAGGGACGAGCGGGTCGTCGGCGCGCGGACGCCGTCCGATGATCGAGCAGCTCACTCTGGGCGCAGCTCTGGATGCCGCGCTCGACGCGGTCTCGTCCGCCTCGCGCGCCAACGCCACGGCATCGGCGGCACTGTCCGCGGATGCGGATGCGGATGCGGATGCGGATGCGCCGGAGGGCGAGAGCCGTGACGAGGCGACCGGCTCTGCGGATGCTTCGCCGGCCGAAGGCGAGACGGTGGCGGTCAGCGCGGGGACGAAGAAGACGCCGGCGCGGAAGACATCCACCAAGACGGCGCCGAAGAGCGGCGCTGCGAAGACGCGGACCCCTCGGGCGACGACCGCCCGCACCGGTGCCGCGTCCGCGGCGGAC
It contains:
- a CDS encoding NAD(P)/FAD-dependent oxidoreductase, with translation MATAASDPRATRSHTAHHRVVVVGGGNGGVSAAARLQRQGVDDIALIEPKDTHEYQPLFSHVAGGTARISETVRPQRSVIPDGVRWIQDAVISVDPHRSTVRLASGDEVGYDHLVLSPGMQKDWASVPGLAESIGTGDVTTHYEGDLAARTSLRLRDLRRGTVVFTQPAGPASCAGASQKPMYQACDYWQRIGVLDDIRVILVVPEKTVFGIPAFDREIQRAIDRYGIELRTESALIEVDAAASEVVIASPTGIERIRFDLVNVVPPQSAPDWIRESGLAAEGDADGFVDVDPATLRHTRFAGIWAIGDAAATTNSKSGGALRKQTMVLAKNLSAALAGDEPRARYDGYGVCPMTVSRSSVVWAEFGPSGELMPTIPFFRRMYRESALSWFFDRRVLPWVYWNLILTGRA
- a CDS encoding endonuclease/exonuclease/phosphatase family protein yields the protein MTRAASESAVAHLFGPSELHPHDLHVATWNIRRRIDGPTWPPNDRWTVRGRRLATVLHADPPAILGTQEAMPDQADLVRASLGTSYRFVGHGRNADGRGEGCPIFFDSDRLELTGHEQSALSETPEVAGSTSWGNPVPRVVVRAAFRDRVTGGSLTVLNTHLDVFSARSRLRSAWQLHDLAAETTGAVIVMGDMNAGPGSAPLSALFSSRLVDAWQAAEVRATPLWDTYGGYHPPRVRKGPIDWIAVDRSLRVTRAAVDTRTIDGAAPSDHLGVHVLLRLDGGAS
- a CDS encoding glycosyltransferase family 2 protein, with protein sequence MTLESRPLPHRPTVSVVIPVKDDAVMLRRCLRALAEQTEPPDEIVVVDNGSRDDSADVAHAAGARVVECAATGIPAAAATGYDHATGDLVLRLDADSLPAPTWIADLCRDFARRPDIAVLTGGARFVDGPRALRRPLAATYLGLYALLGFAALGHLPLFGSNLAFRRTAWRSVSTEVHRADAEVHDDFDLAFHLGGRHRIAYSRRADMGISMRPFDDRRAFGTRIARGFHTVVSHWPDELPHRRVARRLRRTGRHDLTRAAEGRR
- a CDS encoding NYN domain-containing protein, with the protein product MPQQSDLLAVLVDADNVSPSRIGGVLAEIATYGTASVKRVYGDWTKSQLRGWKDAASEHVIQPMQQFDNTTGKNATDSALIIDAMDLLYTRRFQGFCIVSSDSDFTRLASRIREEGVTVYGFGERKTPEAFRNACDQFTYLEVLGVVDERDAARSTTSERWTAAALRADARLVALLRSAAETASADDGWSDLGTVGQLMRKQQPDFDPRNWGYAKLSDLVRAVGLFTIESKPGGMSLRPKSTSGSKASDDSADAPAKGRGDVETGSAGGRSRRKPSSRAKSAVADAEAAASAVPEGGADSHDDSSRESAPAEGTSGSSARGRRPMIEQLTLGAALDAALDAVSSASRANATASAALSADADADADADAPEGESRDEATGSADASPAEGETVAVSAGTKKTPARKTSTKTAPKSGAAKTRTPRATTARTGAASAADDDGPSATAAPAAAEPSADAASVSLPETGTAQPVETETEAPARPKRASRSRTSAPEAPSGESDSEAPARPKRASRSRKAPAAEAPVEPAAEPAAEAPADAASAPAAASAPVKRAPRRASRPGSSVS